One window from the genome of Enterobacter asburiae encodes:
- a CDS encoding ABC transporter ATP-binding protein — protein sequence MAIALELEQLKKTYPGGVQALRGIDLKVEAGDFYALLGPNGAGKSTTIGIISSLVNKTSGRVSVFGYDLQKDVVNAKRQLGLVPQEFNFNPFETVQQIVVNQAGYYGVERKEALERSEKYLKQLDLWEKRNERARMLSGGMKRRLMIARALMHEPKLLILDEPTAGVDIELRRSMWGFLKDLNDKGTTIILTTHYLEEAEMLCRNIGIIQHGELVENTSMKNLLSKLKSETFILDLAAKSALPKLEGYNYRLVDTSTLEVEVLREQGINSVFSQLSAQGIQVLSMRNKANRLEELFVSLVHDKQGDKA from the coding sequence ATGGCAATTGCACTGGAGCTTGAGCAGCTTAAAAAAACCTATCCGGGTGGCGTTCAGGCGCTACGCGGAATAGATCTTAAAGTAGAGGCCGGTGATTTTTACGCGCTTCTGGGGCCGAACGGGGCGGGGAAATCGACCACCATTGGGATTATCAGCTCGCTGGTCAATAAAACGTCCGGTCGGGTGAGCGTCTTTGGGTACGACCTGCAAAAAGATGTGGTGAACGCCAAGCGCCAGCTGGGGCTGGTACCGCAGGAGTTCAACTTCAACCCGTTCGAGACGGTGCAGCAGATTGTCGTTAACCAGGCGGGGTATTACGGGGTTGAGCGTAAAGAGGCGCTGGAGCGTAGCGAAAAATACCTCAAGCAGCTTGATCTGTGGGAAAAGCGTAACGAACGTGCGCGCATGTTGTCCGGCGGGATGAAGCGCCGCCTGATGATCGCCCGCGCGCTGATGCACGAGCCAAAGCTGCTGATCCTCGATGAGCCGACCGCGGGCGTGGATATCGAACTTCGCCGTTCCATGTGGGGCTTCCTGAAGGATCTCAACGACAAAGGCACCACCATTATTCTGACCACCCACTACCTTGAAGAGGCTGAAATGCTGTGCCGCAACATCGGCATCATTCAGCACGGTGAGCTGGTGGAGAACACCTCGATGAAGAATCTGCTCTCCAAGCTGAAATCCGAAACCTTCATTCTCGATCTGGCGGCGAAAAGCGCGCTGCCAAAACTTGAAGGTTACAACTATCGTCTGGTGGATACCTCGACGCTGGAAGTGGAAGTGCTGCGCGAGCAGGGGATTAACAGCGTGTTCTCGCAGCTGAGCGCGCAGGGGATTCAGGTTTTAAGTATGCGTAACAAAGCGAACCGACTGGAAGAGCTGTTTGTCTCTCTGGTACATGACAAACAAGGAGACAAGGCATGA